The genome window CGGGCCCGGCCGGCGCACGCTGTACGTGACCGAGGCGGAGCAGGGCGTGATCCTGGCCGCCAGGCTGCCCGAACCCGGCCTGCCGCTGTACGCACACATGAAGAACGACAACGAGGAGACACCATGAAACGCATCGCGCTTGCGCTATCCATCATGACCGGGGCGCTGGGCACCGCGCACGCCCAGGACTACCCGTCGCGCCCGATACGCCTGATCGCGCCTTTCGCGGCGGGCAGCACCGTGGACATCCTGGCGCGCGCGCTGGCGCAACCCTTGTCGCAGCAGCTGGGCCAGCCGGTGGTGGTCGAGAACAAGGGCGGCGCGGGCGGCAACATAGGCGTGGACATGGTCGCGAAGGCGCCCAGGGACGGCTATACGATAGGGATAGGTACGACCGGACCGATGACGGTGAACCCCGCTCTGTACGGATCGAAGATGCCCTTCGACACCCGCAAGGACCTGGCCATGGTGGGCGTGATCGCCAGCAGCCCCAACGTGCTGCTGGTGCATCCCTCGGTGCCGGCGCGCAGCCTGCAGGAGTTGATCGCCTACGCCCGCGCGCATCCGGGCAAGCTGAACTTCGCCTCGTCGGGCGTGGGCAGCACCAACCATCTGGCCGGGGAGCTGTTCAAGTCGCTGGCGCGCGTCGAGATCGTGCACGTGCCCTACAAGGGCAACCAGGACGCGCTGACCGACCTGCTGGCCCAGCGCGTGCAGATCCTGTTCAGCGGCGTGCCGCCGGTGCTGTCCTTCATCAAGTCGGGCCAGTTGCGCGCGCTGGCGGTGGCCGGACCGGAGCCGTCGTCCGCGCTGCCGGGCGTGCCCACGGTGGCCCAGGCCGGGCTGCCCGGCGCCGAGGTCGTGGCCTGGTACGGCCTGATCGCCCCCGCGGGCACGCCGCGTCCGGTCATCGAGCGGTTGAACGCGGAGCTGCGCAAGGCCTTGGCCCAGCCCGAGGTCAGGGCCCAGTTGGCCTCGGCGGGCGCGGACCCCTCGAACGACGGACCCGAGGCCTTCTCCAGGCTGGTCGATGCCGAGCTGGAGAGATGGCAGCGCGTGATCACGAACGCCAACATCAGGATGGAGTAAGCATGCAAGCAACCGGTTTGATCGCTGTCTGGCTGCACGTGCCGCCGCATCGCGAGGAAGAGTTCCATGCATGGTACGAGCTGGAGCACATCCCGCAGGTGGTTGGCCTGGACGGATTCGTCAGCGGCCGCCGTTATTACTGCG of Pigmentiphaga sp. H8 contains these proteins:
- a CDS encoding tripartite tricarboxylate transporter substrate binding protein, whose translation is MKRIALALSIMTGALGTAHAQDYPSRPIRLIAPFAAGSTVDILARALAQPLSQQLGQPVVVENKGGAGGNIGVDMVAKAPRDGYTIGIGTTGPMTVNPALYGSKMPFDTRKDLAMVGVIASSPNVLLVHPSVPARSLQELIAYARAHPGKLNFASSGVGSTNHLAGELFKSLARVEIVHVPYKGNQDALTDLLAQRVQILFSGVPPVLSFIKSGQLRALAVAGPEPSSALPGVPTVAQAGLPGAEVVAWYGLIAPAGTPRPVIERLNAELRKALAQPEVRAQLASAGADPSNDGPEAFSRLVDAELERWQRVITNANIRME